The region AGACCAGAATGGAAGACCATTCGCTCTAAGTCAAAAATTTTGGCCACTTGGGATGACCATGACTATGGAATCAATGATAGTGGTGGTGAATTTGAAGATAAGGAAAAGAGCCGTGAAGTTTTTATCTCCCAAATGGGTTCTCTTATGCCAAAGGGTAGGAGTTTCGGAACCAAAGATGGAAAGGGGATTTTTCATTCGTACTTTCTTGAGTTCCAAAATAAAAAAATCCATATTGTCATTCCCGATACAAGGTTTTTTCGTTCTCCACTGAAACGAAGGTTTTTGTCTTATTTCACAGGAAAAAAACAATATGGTCCAACGGATGCCGATGATGCCACAATGCTCGGCGAAGAACAATGGAGTTGGTTAGCTACGGAATTGAATAAACCTTCAGACTTACTTGTATTTGTCTCCAGTGTTCAAGTGATTCCCACCGAACAACCGTTTGAGAAATGGGGAAATTTTCCAAAAGAAAGGGAAAGGCTTTTTCAACTTTTAGATTCAGCCAAAACTTCGGATTTGGTGATTCTATCTGGGGATCGCCACATCGCGGAAATATACGAATATCCGTTATCGAACACACGTAAGTTAATCGAAATGACTTCGAGTTCTTTGAATTTACCGCTGCCGTTTTTGCAATTGGAATACGATTCCGAATACAAACTTGGTTCTGCATTCCGAGAAGAGAACTATGGAACGCTTGAGATCCAAGTACAATCAGGAAAATTGGTTTGGCGTTCTCTGGTGAAGGACAAAAATGGAAATGTTGTCCTTTCTTATCCTAAAAATGATTCTAATTAAAATTATATAAAAGGAAACTTCGGGAGTGTGTCTATTTTGAAACCAAAACAAAAAATCTTAGAAAGTTCCTTTGCCTTGTTTCGCGAAAAAGGATTCCAAGCTACGGGAATTGCGGAGATTTTAGAAAAGGCCGGCGCTTATAAAAAAACTCTATATGATCATTTCCCATCCAAGGATGATATTGGATTCGAATATTTAAATTATCTTTCTGAACAACAAAGAGTTGTGATGTTAAAGGTATTAGCCAAATCAAGTGATATGTCTGACTTCATTGAAAAATGGGTTAATTTTATTGTCAGAAACCAAAGAAATACTTCCAGAAAGGATTGTCCCATTGCCCTTTTTTCCGGTGAAATTTCTCATTTGAGCCAATTTGATACCTACAGAAATAAGGCAGTCCACCATGTTTTGGAAACAGTAGAAACTTGTATTCTAAACTTCGCACCCACTTTACGTTCTGATCTTGTAAAGGCTCTCAGTTATGAATTGTATATGAGTTATCTGGGTGGACTTCGTTTGTATGCCTTAACCAAAGATCGTAAGGTCATCGAAAGAATGAAGTCACAGATGATCGTTTCCGCAGAACGTATCATTAAAAATTAAATTTATGATACATTCTGTTCGTGGTTTCAGTTACCAAGCCCAGTTTAATTAAAACTAGGTTAGTTAAACTGAATTCCTTAGTCAGGGATTTCTGTTGTTTCCTTGGGAATCTCTTGGACAAAAAGCCAAAGAACTCCATCTTTTACTTTCCCAAGTCCTAAATAGAGATAGTAAAAAGGTAACCCTAGAGGACCTGGTTTGTATTCTTTTTGCACAACAGGTTCCCATTTCTGACGAACTTGTACATGGACAGAAGATAGTTGAACTGCGCTGGAAAGGTATTTTAATCTTCCTTCAAACCTTTCAATGGATTCAGAGACCTTACTTAGTTCGGCTTCTACCTTCAAAGTTTCTTCTAATGTTTTTGCCGTTTTTAAAATTTCTAAAAGTCGAATTCTCATTTTGAGTGAATTCTCCATTCGGATTTCTGTATCAGTAAAATCTTCTGTTACATCTTGTGCAGAAACTTCTTCTGAATAATTTTGAGATTGGTTTCGTAAGGTAAATAAAAACTGTTTTAGTTTTTCTGCAGGAATTTTTAAGTTAACTCTTCCATTCGAACTGTATTGGAGTGCAAAACCTCCGAATGACTCAGCAAGTTTGATCACTTCAGTGACTTTGGATTCAATTTCTTTGGATTGCAAATTGACATTCACCGAATACACCATCATTCGTTTTAATGGTTTTGTTGTATTTTGTGAGATTTCTCCTGATGGGGCCGCCTTGGGGCTTGCAGCCATTGATGGGGCAATCCGTTCTGCTTCATCATAAGATAAGTTTCTCTGTCTTTCCATTCCTTCGGTGGAGGAACACTGGGTAAAACTAAAGGTTAGTCCGAGGAAAATTACGGATGTGATTAATTTTTTAGAAATTTCCATGTCGGATACTTAGACGAATTTCGCACTCGCATCCGACATAGAAATATTGATTATCTGCCGATGGTTGAGGCCAAGAAACTTCCGTATCCTTTTTCTTTTCCAAGTGCTGGAACTGGTTTTCCTTGGTCAATTGCTAGTTTTCCGTTGATATATACTTTTTTTATAGTTTCATCGTTACGGCGAACCCAACGTTTGAAGTCTTCCATAAAAGGCATAGGAGCTTCCACATCCTTTGCAAGAGAGTCGTCTAATTTTGTAGGATCAATAAGGACAAGGTCTGCTCTTTTTCCTTCTTTGATATAACCGGCATCAATGCCAAACCAGTCTCCAATTTCTCCTGTTAGACGGTGAACTGCTTTTTCCATCGTCATAAAAGGTTTTTTCTCAAGTTCTGCATCCTGAACAAGTTTTAACATACGAAGTGGAAAGTTATAATGTGCCATCCCACGTAAGTGAGCACCGGCATCAGAAAAACCGATCAGAATGTCTGGATAGGATACAATCTTTTGTAACGGTTCTTTTCTATGATTGGCCATCACCGTATACCAACGAACTTTGTTTCCATGTTCGGCGACAAGATCAAGAAAAGCGGTTACGGAATGGACACCTTTTTCTTTGGCCACTTCATCAATTGATTTTCCAATCAATGATTTGTCAGGTGCATCCACAATTTTTGTTTCTTTGAAGTTTCTATGGAAAACACGGGGCAAAAACCAATTTGTCCATTGGCGTTTGAACCAAGATCGGTAAGTTGGGTCTTTCATGAGTTGTTTTCTCTCCAACTCGTCTTCGATATGATTGGCTTTGGCACCGGCTGCAAATTCTTCAAACACAACCACATCCATTCCATCAGCATACAAATCAAATGGTTCAGGGAGAGCTTGGAATTTAAAATCAGATCGAAAAATTGTATTTGTGATTCTACCAATCACATTGAGGAGTTTATACAAACCTGGATCAAACTTCACATCCATAAGTGAGATAACAGTCGTTTTGAGAGGTTTTCGAAAAATACCAAATGCTTCTTTTAAAAACATTAACACATTGATTTTTGTAGAAACATTGGGAACACCTTGAAAGATTTTCCCTCTTTTTCGTAAGGTTTTGTTTAGGTATTCGTACTCACTCCAATTTGCATAAGTGGAAGGGAGTGGTCTTGATCTAAATCTAGATCCATCCATTTTGTCCCATACTAAAGTATTAATGGATAAACCCATAAAACCGGCATCAAGAGCTTCCTCTAGATGTTGGTTCATTTTCTCTAACTCTTGTTTTGTGGGATTTTCGCCTTTTGTGAGAGAACGTTCGAGTCCCATCACATGCGCGCGAATGGCAGAGTGACCCGCAAAGGATGTGACATTGGGACCGAGTGGCATAGAATTTAGATGGTTTTTATATTCGGAGGCGGAGTTCCAATTTTTTTTACTCTCTAAAATGGATAATACATTCTTTCTGGGAATGGCTTCCACTCTGCTAAACATATCAGCAAGATCTGTCGGATCTCCCACTGCCAAACTCAAGGAACAACTTCCAAGGGAAATGGTTGTAACTCCATGACGAACCGACTCAGAAAGATCCGGTGCCATTTCAATCTCTGCATCATAATGAGTATGAAAATCTATAAATCCAGGTGTGAGCCAAAGTCCTTTTGCATCGACAACAGTTTCTCCAGAATTTGGACTCAATTCTGTTTTTGAAATTTTTTGTACAACTCCGTCTTTGATTCGCACATCACCTATAAAAGATGTATCAGTGCTTCCATCAAAAATTCTCGCTTGTTTGATGAGAGTGTCTGCCATAATACCTCCGGAAAAACCAAACAAAATTATGGCAGATTGACAATAATTTGTCAATGATTCGTTATAAATAACGAAAAAGATTCTCTGGACGAAACCCCCTCTTGTTCAGAGGGACGCTGTCAAATTGCTCGCTAAATCCACTAACTCCGCTTCGGTGATTTCTCTGTTGTTTTCGTTGGAAGAGACCGTTTTTGCTATTTCAAACAAACGATGGATTTCTTCTGTTGGAATGATTATCCCTCGTTTTTCTAATAAAAACTGGATGGCTCTATGTCCTGATTGGTTGGTAAAAGAAATGGTTTCAGAATCTTTTCTTCCCACAAATTCGGGTGAAAATGTTCGGTAAGCACCTTTGGATTGTTTTATGGTCTTGGCAACTCCATCTTGGTGGATCCCTGATCTATGAGAGAATATATCTTCCCCAATGATAGGAGTTTTTTCTCCAATCGGAATCCCTGTCATCTCTGCAATTCGTTTGGCTGTTGGATAAATTCTTTCAAAGTTGATTCCTAAGTTTTCACCATTTTGATGTAATGCGATGACAGTTTCATACAAATTTGTATTTCCCGCCCTTTCCCCTAAACCATTAAGAGCCACTTCGATTTGTTCGGCACCAACATACATACATTCTACGGAAGTTGCCGTAGCCATTCCTAAATCATTATGAGTATGAACCGATACTTTGGCTCGTTCCCCAATAAAATCCTTCATCTCTTTCACCATATTGACAAATACCATCGGACGGTATCTTTCCACTGTGTTGGGTAAGTTGATGATATTGGCACCTGCTTCTATCGCCGCTAAAAACGCTTCTTTTGTGAACGCAAAGTTTTCAATTGCATCACCAAAATGTTCACCTGAAAATTGGATCTCAACATCTGGACCTACAATGGATCTGGCAAAGGAAACGGAGTTATGAATTTTTTGGATGACTTCTTGTTCTGAAATTTTCAAAACATGGCGAATCGAAAAATCACTTACAGGATAGACAATATGCATTCTAGGTTTGTTTGCAAACCGGATGGCTTCCCAGGTTTTTCTAATTTCCGTTTCGTTGGCCCGAGAAAGTCCCGCAATGGGCATTCCCACTGGTGCTCGTTTTGCTAAGGTTTTACTTGCGACAAACTCTGTTTCGTTGGAAGAAGGGAATCCCACTTCGATCCCATCGACACGCAATGCGACAAGCAAATCGAAGACTTCGATTTTTTCCTCTAATGTCCATGGTTTGCGTAAAGCTTGGTTTCCGTCCCTTAAGGTAACGTCTTGGATTTTGATTTGTTTTGGTTTCATGGTTCCTCCGTATCCGCTCAAACTCTCGACCGGTGGGGACCAAAATAAAAAAAGCCCACTTCCCGGTTGGGAGTGGGCTTTGTCACACAGCGCTGTCTCCCTCGATCTATACTAGTTCGAGGAGGAGGAGCAACTGAATGTTAGCAGATAATTTCATTGTTAACTTTTAGACGAACTGATCTGCGAGTTCCTGTCAATTTTTTTTATAGAAGAATCGAGAAATTTGAACAAGGCATACAAGGGTTCCAAATCCGATAGGGATGAGAAGGGTAAAGGAAATTTTGAATCCGACTCCAATGGCTACGGTGCTAAGGATACTCGTGAGAAAAAATACCGAAAAAACGCTGCCGGAAACGGGTAAGTCCTTGTTTGCTTTTGCCAAAAAGAAAACGGCAATGGATGGTCCGAGTGTATAGGAAAAAATAGTGAGTCCCATTTCCAATAGCCCCTTTTCCCAAGTTTGGATGAGAAAATAAGGAATGAGGCTGGAGACAAATAAAGTGATTCCGAAGAAGAGAGATAGGCTTTTGGGAGAAAACCATTTGTCCATTCCCCAATCCCGTGCCCAGGTAAGGGAAAGGGAGTTGATGGTGGAGCTAAGTGTGGACATGGCACTGGCTAGGATTGCTGCCACAAGGATTCCTAAAATGGGAGAGGGGACTTCATTCACAATGAACTGGCTAAACACTTTGTCTGGAGCCATGGTTTGGCCTTGGTAAAATAGATAAAGAAGAGATCCGATCAGAAGAAAGAGTACGAATTGAAAGATCACAAGAATCCCACTTCCAATCAAAATCTTTTGGCCAGAAATTAAATTTTTTGTGGCAATGACTCTTTGCACTAACATTAAATCGGTTCCATGGGATCCAATAGAGATAAAGGCTCCACCTATCAAAGCAAATACGACAAAATAACTGTTATCACCTTCAGCTAGGTAATCCAATACAAATAGATTCCATTTTCCTAAAGTTTGGAGATTTGTGATTCCTTCGCCCAAAGGAATTTCTAATTTATAAATTAAAAGTCCGAGTGCAAATATACCGCCTAAGATATAAATAAACCATTGGAGTACGTCTGTAAATACAATCGCACGAAATCCCCCAACCACCGAATAGATGATAGTGACAATGCTGAGAGTTGTGAGTGCGATCATTCCTAAAACTTCTGGCGAAAATCCTAGTCCCATCTTTTCCAAAAGAAAAGCGATAGGTAAGGAACTAATGTA is a window of Leptospira congkakensis DNA encoding:
- a CDS encoding alkaline phosphatase D family protein encodes the protein MKQPFAFVLFFSLMVSFVQFPFSLEAKDSNRLHIGFGSCLHQDKESPVLHQWTKESFDLLLLLGDNIYADSLVASEKIPAYKKQLSRPEWKTIRSKSKILATWDDHDYGINDSGGEFEDKEKSREVFISQMGSLMPKGRSFGTKDGKGIFHSYFLEFQNKKIHIVIPDTRFFRSPLKRRFLSYFTGKKQYGPTDADDATMLGEEQWSWLATELNKPSDLLVFVSSVQVIPTEQPFEKWGNFPKERERLFQLLDSAKTSDLVILSGDRHIAEIYEYPLSNTRKLIEMTSSSLNLPLPFLQLEYDSEYKLGSAFREENYGTLEIQVQSGKLVWRSLVKDKNGNVVLSYPKNDSN
- a CDS encoding TetR/AcrR family transcriptional regulator, with translation MKPKQKILESSFALFREKGFQATGIAEILEKAGAYKKTLYDHFPSKDDIGFEYLNYLSEQQRVVMLKVLAKSSDMSDFIEKWVNFIVRNQRNTSRKDCPIALFSGEISHLSQFDTYRNKAVHHVLETVETCILNFAPTLRSDLVKALSYELYMSYLGGLRLYALTKDRKVIERMKSQMIVSAERIIKN
- a CDS encoding DUF4349 domain-containing protein yields the protein MEISKKLITSVIFLGLTFSFTQCSSTEGMERQRNLSYDEAERIAPSMAASPKAAPSGEISQNTTKPLKRMMVYSVNVNLQSKEIESKVTEVIKLAESFGGFALQYSSNGRVNLKIPAEKLKQFLFTLRNQSQNYSEEVSAQDVTEDFTDTEIRMENSLKMRIRLLEILKTAKTLEETLKVEAELSKVSESIERFEGRLKYLSSAVQLSSVHVQVRQKWEPVVQKEYKPGPLGLPFYYLYLGLGKVKDGVLWLFVQEIPKETTEIPD
- a CDS encoding N-acyl-D-amino-acid deacylase family protein, translating into MADTLIKQARIFDGSTDTSFIGDVRIKDGVVQKISKTELSPNSGETVVDAKGLWLTPGFIDFHTHYDAEIEMAPDLSESVRHGVTTISLGSCSLSLAVGDPTDLADMFSRVEAIPRKNVLSILESKKNWNSASEYKNHLNSMPLGPNVTSFAGHSAIRAHVMGLERSLTKGENPTKQELEKMNQHLEEALDAGFMGLSINTLVWDKMDGSRFRSRPLPSTYANWSEYEYLNKTLRKRGKIFQGVPNVSTKINVLMFLKEAFGIFRKPLKTTVISLMDVKFDPGLYKLLNVIGRITNTIFRSDFKFQALPEPFDLYADGMDVVVFEEFAAGAKANHIEDELERKQLMKDPTYRSWFKRQWTNWFLPRVFHRNFKETKIVDAPDKSLIGKSIDEVAKEKGVHSVTAFLDLVAEHGNKVRWYTVMANHRKEPLQKIVSYPDILIGFSDAGAHLRGMAHYNFPLRMLKLVQDAELEKKPFMTMEKAVHRLTGEIGDWFGIDAGYIKEGKRADLVLIDPTKLDDSLAKDVEAPMPFMEDFKRWVRRNDETIKKVYINGKLAIDQGKPVPALGKEKGYGSFLASTIGR
- the leuA2 gene encoding 2-isopropylmalate synthase LeuA2, with amino-acid sequence MKPKQIKIQDVTLRDGNQALRKPWTLEEKIEVFDLLVALRVDGIEVGFPSSNETEFVASKTLAKRAPVGMPIAGLSRANETEIRKTWEAIRFANKPRMHIVYPVSDFSIRHVLKISEQEVIQKIHNSVSFARSIVGPDVEIQFSGEHFGDAIENFAFTKEAFLAAIEAGANIINLPNTVERYRPMVFVNMVKEMKDFIGERAKVSVHTHNDLGMATATSVECMYVGAEQIEVALNGLGERAGNTNLYETVIALHQNGENLGINFERIYPTAKRIAEMTGIPIGEKTPIIGEDIFSHRSGIHQDGVAKTIKQSKGAYRTFSPEFVGRKDSETISFTNQSGHRAIQFLLEKRGIIIPTEEIHRLFEIAKTVSSNENNREITEAELVDLASNLTASL
- a CDS encoding sodium:solute symporter translates to MIWDILVLIFYFIIVFYFGFHFAKNNQKEEDFYLAKKEIHWIFLLLSLVATETSSLTFLSIPSLSFKGDYRFLEIAFGYLIGRTVVALYLLPSYFSGNTISVYEYIGNRLGKSPQKTMSFVFTISRLLGDGIRLYISSLPIAFLLEKMGLGFSPEVLGMIALTTLSIVTIIYSVVGGFRAIVFTDVLQWFIYILGGIFALGLLIYKLEIPLGEGITNLQTLGKWNLFVLDYLAEGDNSYFVVFALIGGAFISIGSHGTDLMLVQRVIATKNLISGQKILIGSGILVIFQFVLFLLIGSLLYLFYQGQTMAPDKVFSQFIVNEVPSPILGILVAAILASAMSTLSSTINSLSLTWARDWGMDKWFSPKSLSLFFGITLFVSSLIPYFLIQTWEKGLLEMGLTIFSYTLGPSIAVFFLAKANKDLPVSGSVFSVFFLTSILSTVAIGVGFKISFTLLIPIGFGTLVCLVQISRFFYKKN